The genomic segment GGACGTCAGTTGCCTTGCTCGCAGTCTCGATGCTCCGTTGCATGGTGCTGATGAGCCCCGCTATCTCCTTCGTCGCCTTGCCCGAGCGCTCCGCCAGCTTGCGCACCTCGTCCGCCACGACCGCGAAGCCCTTGCCGTGGTCCCCCGCGCGGGCAGCTTCGATGGCTGCGTTGAGCGCAAGCAGGTTCGTCTGCTCAGCGATGTCGTCGATGACCTCTATGATCTTGCCGATCTCGCTGGAGTGCGCGCCGAGCTCTCTGATGCCCGAGGCGACCGCCTCGGCTTGAGCCCGGATGTCGTCCATGCCCGCCACTACGTCGTCCACGGCCCGCGAGCCGCTCCCTGCCGCCGCACGGCTCTTCTCAGCTGCCGCGATGAGCGAGCCCACGGCCTTCGAGACCCCTTCCATGAGGCGAGCCATGGATGCAACCACCGAGTTGGCCTGGCTCACCGAAGAAGCCTGTTCGTGCGCCCCCTTGGCTATCTGCTCGATGGCCGCAGAAAGCTGGCTCGTGGCGCTCGACGTCGCGTGGGCGCTCGTGCTCTGCTCCGCAGCTCCCTTGGCCACCTGCTCGATCGTCTTCGCCACCTGCTCCGTGGCGGTCGCGGCTTCGTCCGCGCTCGCGGCGAGCTCGTGCCCGGTGGACGCCACGTTCTTGGCGTGCCTTCTCAGCTCTTCCACCACGGTTCTGAGGCTCGAGACCATCTCGGAAAACGCCCGGGCCAGGACGCCCACCTCATCACCGCGCTTCGTGCCTGGCACCTCCACCTGGAGGCGGCCTGCGGCAACATCCTGAGCCGCACGGGCGAGAGCTCTCGTGGGCCCCGTGATGCCAGCGGCGAGCGCAAGCGCCAGGATGAGGCCAAGCACCGAGGCGGCCCCGAGAATGAGCGCCGTGCGCTGCCGAACGTTCCTCGCGGCGGACTTGGCTGCCTCGCTCGCCGAGTCCGCTGCGTCTTGGTAGGCCTTGAGCCCCGTCTGGAGCTTCTCCCTGATGCTCTCGATGATGGCGTCGCCATCCGTCATCATGTAGCCGAGCGCCTCACCGAGCTGGCCGTTGTCGATGTACTCGAAGAGCCTGTTACGGCACCCCTCCCAGAGAGCTCGCATGTCCGCCACGGACGCCGTCTCGGCTTCCCCTTTGCCCTCGCTGACCTCCTCGCTTCGCTCCCTTTGCTCCTTGGTCGCGAAGGTGGCAGCCGAGAGCGCGTCGAACTGTTGCGCAATCTCCGCATCGGCGTCTTTCAAGGTCTTGTGGAGTCTGGCATCGCCGATGAGGAGAAAACCGCGCAAAGCGGCGGTGAATCTCTCAAACGCGCCGAACAACTTCTCTATCTGGTCCAGGCGGACCATTTGTTCATCGACGACCCTCTCGAGGTCACTGCTCACTTTGGTGACTCCCTGAAGCCCGAGGAAGCCGATCACCGCCATCAGCAGGAGAAGCGCGAAAAAGCTCGCGAGGATCTTGAATCCTATCCCGAAACGGATCCTAGACCTCATTGACGCTTCACTCCTCTCAGCGCCCCAACCTTGCGGTGCCGATGGCTTTCCGTAGGCGCCACGTCGGAACGGCAGGGGCACGTCTGACACTACATTGCTAGGATCCTCAAGACCCAAAGATCGCATCGGTATAGCGCGTCTGTGAGAGAAAAGCCGCCGCGTTCGCGCCTTGGCGCCGGAAACCCCCGGCACATGCTCCCTAATACAGGTATCGGCAGACTCCGCCGCCGCTTTAGATCAGGGTCGCTGCTCTAGATAAGGCGCGCGCCCCCCGGGCCGGAATATCGCCAGACATTGGTGCCCTAAAGACGCAGTCCTGAATGCCGATATGGTGAATAGACACGACGCGACACGGATTGACGAAAACGAATCAGAGGGGCGCGGTATGGCGATGAGGAAAGGGCACGCGGCCAGGAGACATAGCGGTGGGAAGACAGACACCAGGCGTGTCGCGGGCATGGAGAAGACCGGCATCAGCCTGTGCATGATCGTCAGAGACGAGGAGGAGTTCCTTCCCGGATGCCTCGACAGCGTGAAAGGCGTGGCCGATGAGATCGTCGTCGTCGACACCGGCTCCACCGACCGTACAATGCAGATAGCCCGCGAGTACGGAGCGAGGGTCTACCAGTACGAGTGGAGCGATGACTTCGCCGCGGCCCGAAACGAAAGCCTCAAGCATGCGACGTGCGGATGGATACTCGTGCTCGACGCCGACGAGCGTCTTGGAGCCGGCGCGGGAGAGACACTCAAAGCGGTCGCCCGGGGAGGGCGTCCGAAAGCCATCTATGCGGCAAGGATAGTCAACAGCAGCGCCCCCGGAAGCGAGACGCAGCACTACTTCCCGAGGTTCTTTCCGAATCGTGAGGGGATACGGTATGAAGGCTTGATTCACGAGAGACCCGTCTCACGCTCGCAGGAAGCCTTGTCACGGTCACAGCTTCCTTACAGGCTCGAGGGGTTTACCGTCATCCACCACGGGTACAAGCAAGAAGTGGTGCATGGTCGCGGCAAGATGAGGCGGAACATCGAGCTCCTACAGAGGATCCTGGAGGCTGGCGATGACCCGTACTATCGGTACAAGCTCGGGTCGATGCTCCTTTCCGTGGGCAAGCTGCCTGAGGCCGTGTCCGAGATCGAGAGGGTGCTGGCTGCGCTCGAGTCAATGGATGGCGACACCAGACGCAAGACGAGCGTCGGCCGCGTCGACGTCCTGCTGCTCCTCGCTGAGGCGTACGAGAAGCAGGGGAGGCAAGACGACGCATCGCGCGCTATCGACCGGGCGCTCGAGATCCTGCCCCGCTCGAAGGAGGCACGCCACGAGAAAGCGGTCCGGCTCTTCAGGCAGGGTAAGCTGGAGGAGGCGCGAGGTATGTTCCTCGCGCTCGCATCTGATCGAGCGGGCGATCGTTCGGACACCAGCGGAGAGCAACTGGTGTTCGACATGTCCCTGGACACGTGGAAACCCCTTGTCATGGTAGCTAGGTGCAGCTTGCGCCTGGGCGACATCCCCGGGGCCGCAGAGGCTTTGGCTGACGCAGCGGGCTTCGTTCCGAGGAGCGACGACTACCTCGATACCGTCCGGCAGACCCTGAACGAGATCGATCGTGGCCGGACCGGAGGAGGCGAAGAGGGCGCCGCTCGGACCAAGCTGCTCAGGGACATTCTGGATGAGGAAGCAGCGAGAAGACTCGCAAAAGCGGACCTCCTGCTCGCGGAGGGCGAGACTGCCCGTGCCCTGGAGCTATACGCGGGCTCAGCGAGGCTGAGCGGAGGTGGAAACGGTGCCGTGCTCGCGAAGATCGCCCGCGCTCAGCTGCGGCTCGGCAACACCAGGGAGGCGTTCTCGACCTACCTTCAGGCGCTGCGGTCGCTGCCAGGCGACCTGGAGGCCGTTCGTCTGCTCCTGGAACTGACGGAAGAGTTCAAGACCCTCAACAGCGACGCTGAAGGATTTGACGGAGCCGCGACAGTGAGCTGACCGTCCCTAGCCTTGGGAACGAGCGTTTTGGGTCCTGCCCACTAAATGGGCGCGGCGGCTTGCCGATATTGGTAATAGAGCGTAGAGGCAGCGACTTTCGCGCCATGCAACAAAGGAGGGGGTGAGAGGGTGGTAGCCTAGGTCGCGTGAAACGGGAACGGGCGTCCCGGCATGGCGAACAGCCCGCGCGGACAGGGCCGCGCTCCGCGTGACAAGGCGCGGCAAGAGGACGGATCCTCGGCCCGCGGCAGAGCCGCGGGATGAAAGAACAAGGAGGTAGACATGAATGGCTCAGGGTGACATCACCAGAATAGCGTCGAACATATCCGGCATGAACGCGTTGAACGCGTTGAAAGCCGTGAACCAGAAGCTCGGAATCCACCAGCTCAGGTTGTCGACGGGTAAGCGGATCAACGAGGCGGCAGACGACCCCGCTGGGCTCACGATCGCGACGAAGCTGAACTACAAGAGCAGAGGCCTGGGAGTCGCGCTCGACAACATCGGGGATGCGAAGAACCTCCTCGGAGTCGCCGAGGGCAGCCTGAACAAGATCAGCGACATCCTGCTCCTGATAAGAGACAAGGCGGAGCAGGCCGCAAACGACACTCTGGGAACAGCGGAGCGGCAGGCCATAAAGAGCCAGATCGAGGCGCTCGTTGCAGAGATCGACACGATAGTGGACGAGACGGAATGGAACGGGCAATCTCTCATCGGCGCAAGTGCGACGAGCATGACGTTCCAGACCGGGTTCCAGAGCACGGCGAGTACTGAGGTCAACGTTTTCAAGCCGCATGATGCCAGCACCCTGGGCATCGCGACTGTTGACGTGGAGTCGCACGCGTCGGCGACAGCCTATATGGATCTCGTCGACCAGGCGCTGGCCACCGTCAGCTCGACCCTGAAGGACATCGGGGCGATCGTGTCGCGTCTCACGTTCAAGGAAGAGAACCTCATCGTTGCGAAGACCAACACCGAGGCGGCGTACAACCGTATCATGAACGCGGACATCGCAGCCGAGCAACTCGAGGCGATGAAGTACCAGATCCTGCAGCAGACGGCCACCGCGATGCTGGCGCAGGCGAACGTTGCGCCGCAGGCGGTATTGGGTCTGTTCAGGTAGTCGACACGGCTCGGCCCCGAATCTTTGCCCTTGATTCGGGTGTGATCGGTCCACCGCGCGGGACAGGGATACGCTCGTGGGGGGAAGGAGGCCTTCCCCTCACGAGCGCCTAGCACGAGGCCATTACGACGTTCGGGTGAGCCCGTGCGGCCGGGGCTGAGCGAGGCCAGCCGGGGCTCACGTTGTCTATGGTCGCCCAGACCGTGCTTCGTGAAGGGAGAGACCCGGTGTGCCGGAGGCTTTCGGGGCCGACTGGAGGTTATGTCCATGAACGCTGAACTTGACGTGCTGCAGGCTGCGAGCGAGTATAGGGGTCGGAGCGCGCAAGGTGTGTACCGGGCGCAACAAGTGCTCTCGGCAAGGCCCGAGGAGCTCGTGCTGATGGTGTATGACCACATCATCGCGAGTTGCAGGGCCAAGGACAAGAAGAAGGCATCCGCAGGTATCGCGACGCTCATTGACAGCCTGGACCTCGACCAGGGCGAGGTCGCCGCGGGACTGTTCCGACTGTATAGATACGCGATGGAGAGGGTCTGGAAGGGAGAGTTCGGTGAAGCACTTTCCGTGATGCGCCCGCTCCGCGAGACCTGGGCGGCCGCTACGAAGGGTAGGGTGAGCACTGCGAACCCCCTTGGCATCGGGCCGGCAGTAAGTGGCGCGGAGAGGGTTGGCGCCTCGGCCACGGGGTGATTCCACGTGGAAGTCACAGTCGCTGAGGTCAGATTGAGACGTCTAGACATGCTGTCGAACGCTCAAGCACGTCACGCAGCGCCGCGCCTCGCCCTCGTTCCCGATGAGAAGGACGGGCGAGCGGCGACGTATGGTGCGCGTGGGCTCGGAGCAAGAGGTGCGGCGGAGGATCCGCACGAAACACCGATCCGGGCTGCTGAGGAAGCCAAGGCTGAGGCAAAGCGCGCTCGAGAGGCGCAAGAGCGGGCCGAACGTATCGCCAAGCTCCTTGCGGAGGGCGTCGTGAACATCAGGATCACATTCCACGTGGATAACGGCACTAACGAGGTGACCATCAGGGTGATCGACAACGCCACGGGCGAGGTCGTGCGTCACATCCCTCCTGAAGAATTGGCAACCATGATGGAGCACCTAAGAGGATTTGCGGGTCTGGTCGTGGACAGAAAGAGGTAGGTTCGCGGGAGCGCTGGATACTGCGCGAGGGCAGTGAAGCACGGCGTTCAACGAGCTCGGGCTCAAGAGGAGGTGGTCTTCGTGAGTCTCGGTATATTGCCTCTTGCGACAGGCGCGAGTCAGCTCGAGGAGCTCATCAAGAAGTACATGGAGATTGAGTCAAAGCCCGTCACCGACCTCAAAGCTGTCAAAGAGGCGCTCAACACGAAAGCCGCGATGTTCAGGGACCTCAACTCCTCGCTCCTCGCGCTGAAGAACGCGGCGGCAGGTCTCATCCCTGACGACCTTACGTCGCTGTACGATGCGCGAGCCGCGGTTTCGGCGAACCCGGACGTGGTCTCCGCAAAGGCATCGGCCTTGGCGGCCAGAGCGACCTACAGAGTCTTCGTCGAAAGGCTCGCAGGCTACGATGTCGTGGTATCCAACAGCTACGTCAGCACGGGCACGGAGATCTCGATGACGGCGGGCACGGGGACGAAAACCTTCACCGTGACCGTCGGAGGCGCTTCCTGGGACATCAGTGTTCAGGTGGTTGCTGGCGAGGACAATGCCACCGTGCTGGCGAACATAGCCGCGGCGATCAATGCCTCTGGCGCGGGCGCAGTGGTGAGCGCAACGGTGGTGAGCGAGCAGTCGGGCACGTGCCGGCTTGTCATCACCGCGAGGAGTACGGGAAGCGCAAGCGCCATCATCCTCACGGAAGCGGGGGGTGAGCACAACATCCTCTCCGCGTCCGGGACGAGCTCCTCCGTGCAATCCTCGGGCTCGAGCGGAGGGTACCTCGTTGCCCGCGACACGCTGGACGCCAAGTTCACGCTGAACGGCCTTTCGTTCGTGCGGTCGTCAAACGAGGTATCGGACGCTATCTCCGGGGTCACGCTCACCCTCAAGAAAGCGCAGACCACCGGGGAAGCCCCGGTGAACGTGGACGTCACTCGGGACACGAGCTCTTTGAAGGACAAGATAGAGGCGTTCATCTCGAGTTACAATTCGACGATAGGGTATCTCAGCAGCAAGACCCTGGTAGATGTGGACGCCGGAATACGAGGAGACCTCGCGGGCGATCCCACCTACCTGGAACTGAAGCTGAAGATGAACCGGATCATTCAGGGTAGGGTGGAGGGGCTGGCCTACCCTGATCCCACTAGGCTATACGACTTGGGCATCACCCTCGACAGCTCGGGCAACCTCGTTCTAAGCGACGAGGCCAAGCTGGACGCGGCGCTCGCCGACCACCCGGAGGCGGTAGAGGACCTGTTTACGTCGGCGAGCGGGGTGGCTGTCAAGATGCGCGACCTCATGGAGCCGTTTGTAGAGGAACTGACGGGCATCATCGCGCGTCAACAGCAGTCCATCACCAACCAGATCAGCAGGATTGACTCGAGAGTGAAGGACCTCGAGGAGCGCCTGGCCGTGAGAGAGAAGGCGCTTCGATCGGAGTTTTCGTCGCTCATCCGGGCCATGCAGCTCATGAGCGCTCAGAGCGCCTTGTTGAGCAGCTTCATGGCTCAGGCCAACGCGGTGTTCGCTTACTGAACCATGTAGACGAGTCTTGGCGGTTCTCCAGCGCATTCGGGGTCTCCAGGGCACGTTGACGGGCCTCGAAGGATTCAAGACGCAGCATCACGCGGCGTCGCGCGGTGTCAAAGGCCAGCTTGGCCGCAAAGCGCAGGAGCAGTCGGGAGTGCGTTGCCGAAGCGCCCAGGGGCACGGCGCCGAGGGCGTCTTTGCCAACACGCGGACGCGGACCTGCGCTTGCAGACCGGCCGGCTGGACGCGGCGCGGCGTGTTTTCGCGTCGAGCGAGGCGTGACTCGGGGGCACGACAGTGTGCCGTGGAGACCCCGCGCGGGGGAATACCGTCGGTGAGGAGCCACTCGGAGCACCGGCGAGGGCGGGTACTAGCGGTTACTAGCAGAAGAGTTGAGTGGAAGCGAGATTGCGTTGGGAACGACGGCTGTCGGAACGGGGAGGACGCGGCTTGGGCAAGAAGGACGTGCGTGAGGAGAAGATAGCCACGCTTGTCGCGAGCTACGATAGGGAAGCGCTTCTTCTCGAGCGCATCGCTCAACACATGAAGCACGAGATGGAGCTCCTCCGAGCGGGAGACTACGCTTCTCTCTGTGACTCTCTGGTAGGACGCGGCGAGCACGTCGACGGCATCACGCAGATCGAAGCGAGGCGTCGCGAGCTGGAAGCGGAGCTTTCAGACGACCGACCCGCAGTTGGAGGAGCGGGTTCGCTGCGGGAGGCGTTCAAGGACCCTCGAGTGGTGGAGGCTCGCCGCAGGGCTGCGGCGATGCACCGACGGGCTCTCGAGCTCGACGCTGAACTCCGAGAATTGGCGCGCGCTCGCCGAGCCGAAATGGAAAGGGAACTTGCCGAACTTGCCCAAGGCAGAATCGCGAGCCACGCGTACCGTGAGCACGGGCGTGCCAAACTCGCCCCG from the Bacillota bacterium genome contains:
- a CDS encoding glycosyltransferase; protein product: MAMRKGHAARRHSGGKTDTRRVAGMEKTGISLCMIVRDEEEFLPGCLDSVKGVADEIVVVDTGSTDRTMQIAREYGARVYQYEWSDDFAAARNESLKHATCGWILVLDADERLGAGAGETLKAVARGGRPKAIYAARIVNSSAPGSETQHYFPRFFPNREGIRYEGLIHERPVSRSQEALSRSQLPYRLEGFTVIHHGYKQEVVHGRGKMRRNIELLQRILEAGDDPYYRYKLGSMLLSVGKLPEAVSEIERVLAALESMDGDTRRKTSVGRVDVLLLLAEAYEKQGRQDDASRAIDRALEILPRSKEARHEKAVRLFRQGKLEEARGMFLALASDRAGDRSDTSGEQLVFDMSLDTWKPLVMVARCSLRLGDIPGAAEALADAAGFVPRSDDYLDTVRQTLNEIDRGRTGGGEEGAARTKLLRDILDEEAARRLAKADLLLAEGETARALELYAGSARLSGGGNGAVLAKIARAQLRLGNTREAFSTYLQALRSLPGDLEAVRLLLELTEEFKTLNSDAEGFDGAATVS
- a CDS encoding flagellar protein FliS, producing MNAELDVLQAASEYRGRSAQGVYRAQQVLSARPEELVLMVYDHIIASCRAKDKKKASAGIATLIDSLDLDQGEVAAGLFRLYRYAMERVWKGEFGEALSVMRPLRETWAAATKGRVSTANPLGIGPAVSGAERVGASATG
- a CDS encoding methyl-accepting chemotaxis protein, which produces MRSRIRFGIGFKILASFFALLLLMAVIGFLGLQGVTKVSSDLERVVDEQMVRLDQIEKLFGAFERFTAALRGFLLIGDARLHKTLKDADAEIAQQFDALSAATFATKEQRERSEEVSEGKGEAETASVADMRALWEGCRNRLFEYIDNGQLGEALGYMMTDGDAIIESIREKLQTGLKAYQDAADSASEAAKSAARNVRQRTALILGAASVLGLILALALAAGITGPTRALARAAQDVAAGRLQVEVPGTKRGDEVGVLARAFSEMVSSLRTVVEELRRHAKNVASTGHELAASADEAATATEQVAKTIEQVAKGAAEQSTSAHATSSATSQLSAAIEQIAKGAHEQASSVSQANSVVASMARLMEGVSKAVGSLIAAAEKSRAAAGSGSRAVDDVVAGMDDIRAQAEAVASGIRELGAHSSEIGKIIEVIDDIAEQTNLLALNAAIEAARAGDHGKGFAVVADEVRKLAERSGKATKEIAGLISTMQRSIETASKATDV
- the fliD gene encoding flagellar filament capping protein FliD, which translates into the protein MSLGILPLATGASQLEELIKKYMEIESKPVTDLKAVKEALNTKAAMFRDLNSSLLALKNAAAGLIPDDLTSLYDARAAVSANPDVVSAKASALAARATYRVFVERLAGYDVVVSNSYVSTGTEISMTAGTGTKTFTVTVGGASWDISVQVVAGEDNATVLANIAAAINASGAGAVVSATVVSEQSGTCRLVITARSTGSASAIILTEAGGEHNILSASGTSSSVQSSGSSGGYLVARDTLDAKFTLNGLSFVRSSNEVSDAISGVTLTLKKAQTTGEAPVNVDVTRDTSSLKDKIEAFISSYNSTIGYLSSKTLVDVDAGIRGDLAGDPTYLELKLKMNRIIQGRVEGLAYPDPTRLYDLGITLDSSGNLVLSDEAKLDAALADHPEAVEDLFTSASGVAVKMRDLMEPFVEELTGIIARQQQSITNQISRIDSRVKDLEERLAVREKALRSEFSSLIRAMQLMSAQSALLSSFMAQANAVFAY
- a CDS encoding flagellin, which produces MAQGDITRIASNISGMNALNALKAVNQKLGIHQLRLSTGKRINEAADDPAGLTIATKLNYKSRGLGVALDNIGDAKNLLGVAEGSLNKISDILLLIRDKAEQAANDTLGTAERQAIKSQIEALVAEIDTIVDETEWNGQSLIGASATSMTFQTGFQSTASTEVNVFKPHDASTLGIATVDVESHASATAYMDLVDQALATVSSTLKDIGAIVSRLTFKEENLIVAKTNTEAAYNRIMNADIAAEQLEAMKYQILQQTATAMLAQANVAPQAVLGLFR
- a CDS encoding flagellar protein FlaG; its protein translation is MEVTVAEVRLRRLDMLSNAQARHAAPRLALVPDEKDGRAATYGARGLGARGAAEDPHETPIRAAEEAKAEAKRAREAQERAERIAKLLAEGVVNIRITFHVDNGTNEVTIRVIDNATGEVVRHIPPEELATMMEHLRGFAGLVVDRKR